A portion of the Edaphobacter lichenicola genome contains these proteins:
- a CDS encoding lytic transglycosylase domain-containing protein — protein sequence MTSKTLVRRLALVVSCAPLVMLAGCPQEQTSAPGKAPAQATAPAITTGSNASAGQAGQPAASQTQSVDTAAKAAKVQQLINQAEAAYKSGVDNYRAGHLDAARLDFDSAVDLMLTSGMDLKTDPQLADEFDHLLNAVNSLEMAALKQGNGFSPVLEAAPLDAANEVTFPANAALTAKVADELKTTQSDFPLVVNDYVAGFISYFSNSPAGHAHLLRSLERAGKYKEMISKNLRDQGVPQDLIYLAVAESGFQPQAMNARSGAGGMWQFMPTGAYGLARNGWFDERFDPQKSSIAYAKYMKTLYNQFGDWYLAMAAYDWGPGNVQRAVMKTGYADFWELYRRGNLPAETKNYVPGIIAAIIMAKNPEQYGLDKIVPDAPVVSDTVTVDYAIDLRLVADVTDSSLPEIVALNPSLLRMTTPRDMSFDLHIPVGTRDVFADRIKEIPDDKRSSWRFHVVKAGESLDGIATGLHAHANDIVAANGLPAGGGVDAGDELVVPVTSAAASVRPQRYAVRRGDTLVTVADRFGVSVEELRRWNHLSSNAVRPGASLTVAEPVKLAPGTHVRSRSARGKSGSHSATSSVHAGSAHANAKHTNPKSGGSTKTAKKNSSSTHQSSSSKTKPKATR from the coding sequence ATGACTTCTAAAACTTTGGTGCGACGCTTGGCGCTGGTGGTGAGCTGTGCGCCACTTGTGATGCTTGCAGGTTGTCCGCAGGAACAGACGTCTGCGCCCGGTAAGGCTCCAGCGCAGGCGACTGCGCCGGCGATCACGACAGGGTCGAACGCGAGTGCAGGGCAGGCGGGGCAGCCTGCGGCATCGCAGACCCAAAGTGTGGATACTGCTGCCAAGGCTGCGAAGGTGCAGCAGCTTATCAATCAGGCTGAGGCGGCTTACAAGAGTGGGGTGGACAACTATCGCGCCGGGCATCTGGATGCGGCGAGGTTGGACTTTGACTCTGCCGTTGACCTGATGCTGACCAGCGGGATGGATTTGAAGACTGATCCCCAGCTCGCCGATGAGTTTGATCATCTGTTGAATGCGGTGAACTCGCTTGAGATGGCTGCGTTGAAGCAAGGGAATGGATTCTCGCCGGTGCTTGAAGCGGCTCCGCTGGATGCTGCGAATGAAGTTACGTTTCCGGCGAATGCTGCTTTGACGGCGAAGGTCGCTGACGAGTTGAAGACGACGCAGTCCGACTTTCCGCTGGTGGTGAACGATTACGTCGCGGGGTTTATCAGCTATTTTTCGAACTCGCCGGCGGGGCATGCGCACCTGCTTCGGTCGCTGGAGCGCGCGGGTAAGTATAAGGAGATGATCTCGAAGAACCTGCGGGATCAGGGCGTGCCGCAGGATTTGATTTATCTGGCGGTGGCGGAGTCGGGGTTTCAGCCGCAGGCGATGAATGCCCGGTCCGGGGCTGGGGGCATGTGGCAGTTTATGCCGACGGGGGCGTATGGCCTGGCGCGCAATGGATGGTTCGATGAGCGGTTCGATCCGCAGAAGTCTTCGATCGCGTATGCGAAGTATATGAAGACGCTCTACAACCAGTTTGGGGATTGGTATCTGGCGATGGCGGCGTATGACTGGGGGCCGGGTAATGTTCAGCGCGCTGTGATGAAGACGGGGTATGCGGACTTCTGGGAGTTGTATCGTCGCGGTAATCTGCCGGCGGAGACAAAGAATTACGTTCCAGGAATCATCGCAGCGATCATCATGGCCAAGAACCCGGAGCAGTATGGGTTGGACAAGATCGTTCCTGATGCTCCAGTGGTTTCGGATACGGTGACGGTCGATTATGCGATTGATCTTCGGCTTGTGGCGGACGTGACGGACTCGTCGCTGCCTGAGATTGTGGCGCTGAATCCGAGCCTGCTGCGGATGACGACTCCACGTGATATGTCGTTCGATCTGCATATTCCGGTTGGGACGCGGGATGTGTTTGCGGACCGGATCAAGGAGATTCCTGATGACAAGCGCAGCAGCTGGCGCTTTCATGTGGTGAAGGCGGGTGAGTCGCTTGATGGCATTGCGACGGGCCTTCATGCGCATGCGAATGACATTGTTGCGGCGAATGGTCTACCTGCTGGCGGTGGTGTAGATGCGGGAGACGAGCTCGTGGTTCCTGTGACGAGTGCTGCTGCAAGCGTGCGGCCGCAGCGATATGCGGTTCGCCGTGGTGACACGCTTGTGACCGTCGCCGATCGATTTGGCGTGTCGGTGGAGGAGTTGCGGCGGTGGAATCATCTGTCGTCGAACGCGGTGCGGCCGGGAGCTTCGCTTACGGTGGCAGAGCCGGTAAAGCTTGCGCCGGGAACACATGTGCGTAGTCGAAGCGCTCGCGGGAAGAGTGGTTCGCATAGTGCGACGAGCAGTGTTCATGCGGGTTCTGCACATGCGAATGCAAAGCACACGAATCCGAAGAGCGGCGGGTCTACGAAGACGGCGAAGAAAAATTCCAGCTCGACGCACCAGAGTTCGTCCTCCAAAACGAAACCGAAAGCTACACGATAA